One Ogataea parapolymorpha DL-1 chromosome VI, whole genome shotgun sequence DNA window includes the following coding sequences:
- a CDS encoding Bud site selection protein 6: MSSPHQTTPRTSKSPSKRKSTSTSISSATAQLLTSTKALLQSLTSWANKTASVGEVSAKFVQVGDDFKALRRAYVAGGVDTSDIKDIPNLLRKVLEESLILEPSQSTLDMFLPKVGQIVAELMKTLKEKQAESQSVAEKRKSQNHRSVSGPANVSASATSPPLPPPPSESTNDAISRLQNNHSLMRKASKRFSAYQTSKIMSMNAISPRNSPAPAEKQTLSPEPPSSPLQAEVSKNIKKSEIHQQLTAPSITLEEAFDSKKTIFVKLEGRVKKTQVQLPTTITQLRTLFTEKFGYVPEDEFPPIYIQPSPTDIAYELEDTSEITDSVIISLSEPNFTTSLMKEMKSQTELLRNEIVKLEESLSGRLRNSGVSAVAREPGVISSPSNLTSTDITTEIESLKTELTKARQLQKALKKRVGAAIEDALELVENFQNSSLSPEGVISNPYMEHCKRKVSSECENLVTRIDDLQDIIEALKLDISKRGSKPTQKQILHVQKELQTTKTNLSSLLQYMSIERKNWNARWQAELTAVLEEQEFFKEQETIIHLLEEDLSSADDTYALIVKCVEELEKNPKLMRAGSVALPPPDPSVSISQMRNALMDEVLSLKPDHDSRVEAIMKAEKVREKEREILIGNQAKDGTEESLEVQSDDMNNNV, encoded by the exons ATGTCCTCGCCCCACCAGACGACTCCGCGGACGTCGAAATCACCATCGAAACGTAAATCG ACTTCAACGAGTATCTCGTCTGCCACCGCGCAGTTACTCACTTCCACGAAGGCCTTGCTCCAATCTTTAACTTCCTGGGCCAACAAAACTGCTTCTGTTGGAGAGGTTTCGGCCAAGTTCGTTCAAGTCGGCGATGATTTCAAGGCACTTCGAAGAGCTTATGTGGCTGGTGGTGTGGACACTAGTGACATTAAAGACATTCCAAATTTATTGAGGAAAGTACTAGAGGAATCACTCATTCTGGAGCCGTCACAAAGCACGCTCGACATGTTTCTTCCGAAAGTTGGTCAGATTGTGGCAGAATTGATGAAGACGCTGAAAGAGAAACAGGCAGAGTCTCAATCggttgctgaaaaacgcaAATCTCAAAACCACCGCTCTGTCTCGGGCCCAGCAAATGTGTCTGCTTCCGCTACAAGTCCTCCGCTTCCTCCACCCCCATCGGAGTCTACAAATGATGCTATATCTCGTCTTCAGAACAATCACTCGCTTATGAGAAAAGCATCAAAGCGTTTTTCTGCTTACCAAACCTCAAAAATAATGTCGATGAATGCGATCAGTCCTCGCaattctccagctccgGCTGAAAAACAGACATTAAGTCCCGAACCACCAAGCAGTCCACTGCAAGCTGAAGTCTCAaaaaacatcaagaagTCAGAGATCCATCAACAGCTTACCGCTCCATCAATCACTTTGGAGGAGGCTTTCGATAGCAAAAAGACCATTTTTGTTAAGCTCGAAGGACGCGTCAAGAAAACACAGGTACAATTACCAACCACAATCACTCAATTGCGCACTCTTTTTACAGAAAAGTTTGGATACGTGCCGGAAGATGAATTTCCTCCTATTTATATACAGCCGTCGCCAACGGACATCGCATACGAGCTTGAAGATACCTCAGAAATCACAGATTCTGTTATTATCTCTCTTTCAGAGCCTAACTTCACAACCTCTCTAATGAAAGAGATGAAGAGCCAAACAGAATTGCTTCGAAATGAAATTGTTAAACTAGAGGAGAGCTTGAGTGGTCGTTTACGAAATTCAGGGGTAAGTGCAGTTGCCAGAGAGCCAGGAGTCATTTCATCACCCTCTAATCTCACCTCAACGGATATCACGACCGAAATTGAGAGTCTCAAAACTGAACTTACAAAAGCTAGACAACTACAGAAAGCACTGAAGAAGCGTGTTGGTGCCGCAATCGAAGACGCCTTAGAGCTAGTTGAAAACTTCCAGAATTCGAGTTTGTCACCCGAGGGAGTTATCAGCAACCCGTACATGGAACACTGCAAACGAAAGGTTAGCTCCGAGTGTGAAAATCTGGTCACTAGAATTGATGACCTACAAGACATCATTGAAGCTCTAAAACTAGACATTAGCAAACGTGGAAGCAAACCCACACAGAAACAAATCCTCCACgttcaaaaagagcttCAGACGACCAAAACGAATCTGTCTTCGCTTTTGCAATATATGTCCATCGAACGCAAGAACTGGAACGCCAGATGGCAAGCAGAGCTTACTgctgttttggaagagcaagagtttttcaaagagcaggagacTATTATACATTTGCTTGAGGAGGATTTAAGTTCTGCAGATGATACATATGCACTGATAGTGAAATGTGTTGAAGAgttggagaaaaatccaaaattgaTGCGTGCTGGGAGTGTAGCTCTTCCGCCTCCAGACCCATCTGTTTCAATAAGCCAGATGAGGAATGCCTTAATGGACGAAGTTCTCAGTTTGAAACCAGATCATGATTCCAGGGTTGAAGCTATCATGAAAGCCGAGAAAGTTAGGGAGAAGGAAAGGGAGATTCTGATTGGCAACCAGGCTAAAGATGGAACAGAGGAATCATTGGAGGTTCAGAGCGATGATATGAATAATAATGTCTAA
- a CDS encoding telomerase reverse transcriptase, whose translation MRFDQYVDENKTSDDFKPLIHDLFETRWHGTGREIQIERVKDRKIPSTLVEPNYSHEELIDMLVGYLADNRFENALINGLVTGDDLEIANSYGFKGRNAVTNLLKSPEFRLVHTIIGTETFLDLLINYTARMGNVYLWGELNESNYKMQCRSSQLSIKNMLYSEIWSLPRLNPLPESASLIYDVFKTEHGRHPKLEFLLESMRIHHMNHQPDYPYILDSICPEPTNIKSNFDLAVGKECVIKFVTIILEKIMPKELFGSPHNKSVLFKKIAEVLNSHKKDSIYVCNVAKNFKITDVGWLVPERKMNKHEFIKAQNTWTQFIWWFFNSMLFKLVASFFHVTDISQSFELLYYRHDTWRRISKHFKDKYYGRFLQRRPQNLNSYFTYARNDDFIGSQKLLPKAHDLRFITMPFKGSRKNVFEYMDRHKNEVKIANLVLSHKRRKNCINSVSDLPYELLKYKNQIRGSVYALKFDIRQAYDTLPRTMILPLISELLKETPETFEFHIKRYFVLSAPTATGKRNRRKLSVLEGHESTFSDKVLSHANSPSVLKKSEIMKIVEQQLEHVALLSSSETFHRKRGVFQGFPLSGVFCEIVYDKLTEYLLSLGGGNVKIIRLADDFLILSTQMDIIAKYQDLIEKRIPQFNIMVNKQKSVVSEETIDFLGTTINLKTLSVTKNLDSYDLTPVRVSSFKALYSTLAIHLKQALASDFFNADINDEDTLKQNIQILIQSLSTRFKKSKKSVARNDKMETTRFDQFLLLTEKLILTKVGTSYLTFIRSLLKTF comes from the coding sequence ATGAGGTTTGATCAGTATGTTGATGAAAACAAGACGTCTGATGATTTTAAGCCCCTGATCCATGATCTTTTTGAAACACGTTGGCATGGAACAGGACGAGAGATACAGATTGAGCGTGTCAAAGACCGTAAAATTCCGTCCACGCTAGTAGAGCCTAATTACAGTCACGAAGAGCTGATCGATATGTTAGTCGGATATCTGGCGGATAATCGCTTTGAAAACGCTTTGATCAACGGATTAGTAACTGGCGATGATCTGGAAATCGCCAACAGTTATGGATTCAAAGGAAGAAATGCTGTCACCAATCTATTGAAGTCCCCGGAATTCAGACTCGTACACACAATAATAGGAACGGAGACATTTCTGGATCTCTTGATCAATTACACGGCACGGATGGGAAATGTTTATCTCTGGGGCGAATTGAACGAAAGTAATTACAAGATGCAATGCAGGTCATCACAATTGAGTATAAAGAACATGCTTTATAGTGAGATATGGTCTTTGCCACGGCTGAATCCGCTGCCTGAATCTGCCTCTCTAATTTATGACGTTTTCAAAACGGAACATGGTCGGCATCCAAAACTTGAGTTTTTACTTGAGTCAATGCGCATTCATCATATGAACCATCAACCAGATTATCCATATATATTAGACTCGATTTGTCCCGAACCAACAAACATTAAATCCAATTTCGACTTAGCGGTGGGAAAAGAATGCGTGATAAAGTTTGTTACCATAATTCTTGAAAAGATCATGCCTAAGGAACTCTTTGGGTCGCCTCATAATAAGTCAGTGCTATTCAAGAAGATTGCCGAAGTTCTTAACAGCCATAAAAAGGATTCCATTTATGTTTGTAATGTGGCAAAGAATTTCAAGATCACAGATGTTGGCTGGctggttccagaaagaaagaTGAACAAACACGAGTTCATAAAAGCACAAAACACTTGGACTCAATTCATTTGGTGGTTTTTTAATTCGATGCTATTCAAACTCGTagcttctttttttcatgTCACAGATATCTCGCAATCTTTTGAACTACTCTACTATAGACATGACACGTGGAGACGGATTTCAAAACATTTTAAAGACAAATACTATGGCCGGTTTCTGCAAAGGAGACCGCAGAATTTGAATAGCTATTTCACTTATGCAAGAAATGACGATTTTATTGGTAGCCAGAAACTGCTACCGAAAGCTCATGATCTACGATTTATTACAATGCCATTCAAGGGTTCTAGGAAAAATGTATTCGAATACATGGATCGTCATAAGAATGAAGTGAAGATAGCAAACCTCGTTCTTTCACACAAACGGAGAAAAAACTGTATTAACTCTGTAAGCGATCTGCCATACGAGCTGTTGAAAtacaaaaatcaaattaGAGGCTCAGTATATGCCCTGAAATTTGACATCCGACAGGCCTATGACACGTTGCCCAGAACGATGATACTGCCACTGATTTctgagctgctcaaggagacACCCGAGACCTTTGAATTTCACATTAAACGCTATTTTGTGCTGAGCGCACCAACTGCTACTGGAAAACGAAACCGCCGCAAGCTTTCAGTATTGGAAGGGCATGAAAGCACATTTTCGGATAAAGTGCTATCCCACGCCAATAGCCCTTCAGTATTGAAGAAGAGTGAGATTATGAAGATTGTCGAGCAGCAACTCGAACATGTAGCTCTTCTCTCGTCATCAGAGACGTTTCATAGAAAAAGAGGTGTTTTCCAAGGTTTTCCGCTCTCCGGTGTCTTTTGTGAAATCGTCTATGACAAGCTCACAGAGTACCTGCTCTCGCTAGGAGGTGGCAATGTGAAAATCATCCGGCTTGCTGATGATTTTCTAATATTATCAACTCAGATGGACATAATAGCCAAATATCAAGATCTCATTGAGAAACGCATTCCCCAGTTCAATATAATGGTGAACAAGCAAAAGAGTGTTGTGTCCGAGGAAACTATTGATTTCCTTGGGACCACAATAAATTTGAAGACACTAAGCGTCACGAAGAATCTTGACTCCTATGATCTAACTCCAGTGCGAGTTTCATCTTTCAAAGCTTTATACTCCACTCTGGCGATTCATCTCAAGCAGGCATTGGCCTCAGACTTCTTTAATGCAGACATCAATGACGAGGACACTTTGAAACAAAATATACAGATACTTATTCAATCCCTTTCCACGAGATTtaaaaaatccaagaagTCGGTAGCAAGAAACGACAAAATGGAAACTACAAGGTTTGACCAGTTTCTGCTACTAACGGAAAAGCTAATACTTACGAAAGTAGGTACATCATACTTGACCTTTATCCGTTCGCTTCTCAAAACTTTCTGA
- a CDS encoding Prefoldin subunit 4, whose protein sequence is MELLPEGQKNTTEVTWQDQQKINSFSTLISKKDALSATLDEHKQEKEYLDDLALEIELVDEDEKLNYKIGDSFVLMKQSEIVERLEKDQELLDSKISELESQIEDIDQELNNLKKLLYAKFGNAINLER, encoded by the coding sequence ATGGAACTTTTACCAGAGGGCCAGAAAAACACCACTGAGGTGACCTGGCAAGACCAGCAAAAAATCAACTCTTTCTCTACATTGATATCAAAGAAAGACGCACTGAGTGCAACTCTTGATGAACACAAACAAGAGAAAGAATACCTTGACGATTTAGCACTAGAGATTGAACTTGTCGACGAAGATGAGAAACTCAATTATAAGATTGGCGATTCATTTGTTTTGATGAAACAATCAGAGATTGTGGAGAGATTGGAGAAGGATCAAGAATTGCTGGATTCTAAaatcagcgagctggaaagccAAATTGAGGACATCGATCAGGAACTTAATaatctgaaaaagctgcttTATGCTAAATTCGGCAACGCCATTAATCTCGAAAGATAG
- a CDS encoding Cullin, with product MSNAWGVRGRTKIRPPKKIVSGEIDFEKTWTIIRDAIQEIQHKNASKLSFEELYRKAYNLVLRKKGKMLYDHVELTIQQYLLNETRKQLLESLNNDDNRTFLLKLNNVWEDHLLSMRMISDVLMYLDRVYAKEFHLPLIYDVGLKAFRDSVIKYNQNEIGMAVIDIIIEYINRSRHGEIIDKFIIKAIIYMFSSLSETISMDSDDKVPYGENYYLRYFEPVLLQQSHTYFEQKATELLTYQSGTIYIDNVTQLSQDEEARIQLYLPDVTSPKLIELMDNDLITRHMESIMKLENDGLRNWISENNFKMLASLYRLIGRVDSEFEMLKRQLRLIVLSNCENLNSKTKEELDLQEKTAEEQDPDKRAKKKSGKESATQFAVRWIQNFLDLKEKYDVIIKNAFDGNPGIVREVESSVSEFLNSDNKTAEYLSLYIDDGIKKSFKDKSQEEVENLLDKSIIVFRFIKEKDVFEKYYKNHLARRLLQQKSSSNDIEMNMITKLKQEIGSSFTSQFEGMFKDIKTSQDLSGEFNRKLSGDEEIRKVNGRRLDMETSILTTTFWPMPINKALSEVQYPEELELLRNRYESFYMTKYGGRNLTWAPNFGTVDIRIHYPKKTYEVNMSTYSAIIILTCFREGSDKQEYTFEEIHEITRIPKPDLIRHLQSISVASRTRLLKKDPMSKDIRPMDVFSVNEQFKSPQTKIKVSTVSSGSKVEDDSQRSETMDAINKSRILETEAAVVRIMKARRQSNHQELVNEVIRQLISRFKPQPSFIKQRIEDLIEKEYLARDEADRNIYHYLA from the coding sequence ATGTCTAACGCATGGGGGGTTCGTGGGCGTACCAAGATTCGGCCACCAAAGAAGATTGTTTCTGGCGAGATCGACTTTGAAAAGACCTGGACCATAATCAGAGACGCGATTCAAGAGATTCAACATAAAAATGCTTCAAAGTTGTCGTTTGAAGAACTTTACCGGAAGGCGTACAATTTAGTGTTGCGCAAGAAGGGAAAGATGCTCTACGACCATGTGGAGCTCACCATACAACAATACTTACTGAATGAAACTCGCAAGCAACTTCTCGAGAGTCTCAATAATGATGATAACAGAACATTCTTGTTAAAACTTAACAATGTCTGGGAAGACCATTTGCTGAGCATGCGTATGATCAGCGATGTGCTAATGTATCTTGACAGGGTTTACGCCAAAGAGTTCCATTTACCACTGATTTACGATGTTGGGCTCAAGGCTTTCAGGGATAGTGTAATCAAGTACAATCAAAACGAGATTGGTATGGCAGTTATTGACATCATCATTGAATACATCAATCGCAGCAGACACGGTGAAATCATTGACAAGTTTATCATCAAGGCGATCATCTACATGTTCAGCTCACTTTCAGAGACAATATCCATGGATTCAGACGACAAGGTTCCATATGGAGAAAATTACTATCTTCGCTACTTTGAGCCTGTATTATTACAACAAAGTCACACATATTTTGAACAGAAAGCTACTGAGCTTCTTACATACCAATCGGGTACGATATACATTGATAATGTTACGCAACTTAGCCAAGATGAGGAGGCACGTATCCAGTTATACCTTCCTGATGTGACGTCGCCGAAACTTATCGAGCTGATGGACAACGATCTGATAACACGGCATATGGAGTCAATAATGAAACTTGAGAATGATGGACTTCGAAACTGGATTAgtgaaaataatttcaaaATGTTGGCCTCGTTGTATAGGCTCATTGGACGAGTTGATTCCGAGTTTGAAATGCTTAAAAGACAACTTCGCCTTATAGTTCTAAGTAACTGCGAGAACCTGAATAGCAAAACAAAAGAGGAGTTGGACCTTCAAGAAAAAACCGCTGAAGAACAGGATCCAGATAAAagagcaaagaagaagagtgGTAAGGAAAGCGCTACACAGTTTGCTGTGCGCTGGATTCAAAATTTCTTGGATCTCAAGGAGAAGTATGACGTGATAATCAAGAATGCTTTTGATGGAAATCCCGGCATTGTGAGAGAAGTTGAATCTTCCGTCTCCGAATTTCTGAATTCTGATAATAAAACTGCAGAGTACCTCTCGCTGTACATTGACGATGGTATCAAAAAATCATTCAAGGACAAATCGCAGGAAGAAGTGGAAAATCTACTGGACAAATCAATCATCGTCTTCCGGTTCATCAAAGAAAAGGATGTTTTCGAGAAATACTATAAGAATCATCTCGCAAGGCGTCTGTTGCAACAGAAATCGAGCTCTAACGATATTGAAATGAATATGATCACCAAACTCAAACAAGAAATAGGCTCGTCATTTACATCACAGTTTGAAGGAATGTTTAAAGATATCAAGACCTCACAAGATTTATCAGGGGAGTTTAATCGAAAACTCTCTGGAGACGAGGAAATTCGCAAAGTCAATGGTAGAAGGTTGGATATGGAAACATCAATATTAACTACCACCTTCTGGCCTATGCCAATCAACAAAGCGTTGAGTGAAGTGCAATACCCagaagagcttgagctTTTAAGAAATAGATACGAGTCATTTTACATGACTAAATATGGTGGACGAAATCTAACGTGGGCTCCCAACTTTGGTACCGTTGACATTCGCATTCACTATCCGAAAAAGACGTACGAAGTGAACATGTCAACATATTCTGCGATTATCATTCTGACATGTTTTAGAGAGGGCTCGGATAAACAAGAATACACTTTTGAAGAGATTCACGAAATAACAAGAATTCCCAAGCCGGACTTGATACGGCATTTGCAATCTATTTCAGTCGCTTCGAGAACCAGACTACTGAAGAAAGATCCGATGTCCAAGGATATTCGCCCTATGGATGTCTTCTCAGTCAATGAGCAGTTCAAGTCTCCTCAAACAAAAATTAAGGTTTCCACTGTTTCTTCAGGCTCGAAGGTTGAAGACGATTCGCAGAGATCTGAGACAATGGATGCCATTAATAAATCAAGAATTCTTGAAACTGAAGCTGCGGTTGTGCGTATTATGAAAGCTCGCAGACAATCCAATCAtcaggagctggtgaaCGAGGTTATTCGTCAGCTCATCAGCAGATTCAAGCCACAGCCTTCATTTATCAAGCAGAGAATTGAGGACctgattgagaaagagTATCTGGCAAGAGATGAAGCTGATAGAAATATATACCATTACTTAGCATGA
- a CDS encoding E3 ubiquitin-protein ligase pub1 has product MSTRSKIRVRVIAAEGLCKRDVFRSPDPFAVLTVDGAQTQTTETAKKTLSPHWNQSFEFSVTENSILIVQIFDQKKFKKKDQGFLGVVNIKVGDVINLNDTSSEQTVAEELKRSNSHLTVSGKLILTISHQNASARDSRDPSNFAQSNTSAQTPASTVASPSVSSPRAPVDTGNLNNQFPGSAAAAAISSSVRPAPARQFSSFEDQYGRLPPGWERRTDNFGRTYYVDHNSRTTTWKRPTLDQSESQREQERERAREAERTQYRNRTLPETNSQVDQATAMTMAATGATSPGLGELPPGWEQRFTPEGRPYYVDHNSRTTTWVDPRRQQFVKSFGNNGGYNAQRLSAMGPLPSGWEMRLANTSRVYFVDHNTKTTTWDDPRLPSSLDQNVPQYKRDFRRKLVYFRSQPAIRILPGQCHIKVRRDHLMEDAFRDIMRQTPEDLKKRLMIKFEGEEGLDYGGVSREFFQQLSHEMFNPFYCLFQYASSDNYTLQINPNSGVNPENLTYFKFIGRTVGLGVFHRRFLDAFFVGAMYKMMLHKKIVLQDLESVDAEMYKSLCWMLENDITDVIYETFSIEEDRFGEKVIIDLKPNGRNIEVTNENKREYVELKTEWIISKPVEAQFKAFMDGFNELIPQELVSVFDERELELLIGGLADIDIEDWKKHTDYRGYQESDEVIQWFWKCVSEWEGEQRARLLQFTTGTSRIPVNGFKDLQGSDGPRRFTIEKAGEPDQLPKSHTCFNRVDLPPYKDYESLKKKLTIAVEETIGFGQE; this is encoded by the coding sequence ATGTCAACGCGGTCGAAAATTCGGGTCAGAGTGATAGCAGCTGAGGGACTATGTAAGCGGGACGTTTTTCGGTCTCCAGATCCTTTTGCAGTTTTGACGGTCGATGGCGCACAGACGCAAACAACCGAGACTGCCAAAAAGACTTTGTCACCGCATTGGAATCAGTCTTTTGAGTTTTCTGTAACGGAGAATTCCATCCTGATCGTGCAGATATTTGATCAaaagaagttcaagaagaaggaccAAGGCTTCTTGGGTGTCGTCAATATTAAAGTTGGCGATGTTATCAATTTGAACGACACATCAAGCGAACAGACCGTTGCTGAGGAGTTGAAGAGGTCTAACTCACATCTGACGGTTTCCGGAAAATTGATACTCACCATTTCTCACCAGAATGCTTCTGCGAGAGACTCCAGAGATCCTTCCAATTTTGCGCAATCGAACACATCAGCGCAGACACCTGCGTCTACCGTAGCTTCACCTTCAGTTTCCAGCCCAAGGGCTCCAGTGGATACCGGAAACCTAAACAATCAATTTCCAGGttccgctgctgctgctgctatATCATCTTCCGTTAGACCTGCACCAGCAAGGCAGTTCTCTTCGTTCGAAGATCAGTATGGTAGACTGCCACCTGGATGGGAGCGGAGAACTGACAATTTTGGCAGAACTTATTATGTTGATCACAACTCGAGGACTACCACCTGGAAGAGACCTACATTGGACCAATCTGAGAGCCAGAGAGAACAGGAAAGGGAAAGGGCGAGAGAGGCTGAAAGAACGCAATACCGTAATAGAACTTTGCCTGAAACCAATTCTCAGGTAGATCAGGCTACTGCAATGACCATGGCTGCCACAGGAGCAACAAGTCCTGGCCTAGGTGAACTTCCTCCAGGTTGGGAACAACGTTTCACTCCAGAGGGAAGGCCATATTACGTGGACCACAACAGCAGAACCACTACATGGGTTGATCCAAGAAGACAGCAATTCGTTAAAAGCTTTGGCAACAATGGAGGATACAACGCACAACGATTGTCAGCAATGGGTCCGCTTCCAAGTGGTTGGGAAATGAGATTAGCCAATACATCTAGAGTTTATTTTGTCGACCACAATACCAAAACCACGACATGGGACGATCCAAGATTGCCATCATCGCTCGACCAGAATGTTCCTCAATACAAACGTGATTTCAGAAGAAAGCTGGTGTATTTCAGATCGCAACCTGCAATAAGAATTCTTCCAGGGCAATGTCACATTAAAGTTAGAAGAGACCATCTTATGGAAGATGCTTTCCGTGACATCATGAGACAAACCCCAGAggatttgaagaagaggctGATGATTAAGTTTGagggagaagaaggacTGGATTACGGTGGAGTTTCTAGAGAGTTCTTCCAACAACTTTCGCACGAAATGTTCAATCCATTTTATTGCCTTTTCCAATACGCATCGAGCGACAATTATACACTTCAAATCAATCCAAACTCAGGTGTGAATCCTGAAAACCTGACATATTTCAAATTCATTGGAAGAACTGTCGGTTTGGGAGTGTTTCATCGTCGTTTCTTGGATGCTTTCTTCGTGGGTGCAATGTATAAAATGATGCTTCATAAAAAGATTGTGCTGCAAGATTTGGAAAGTGTGGATGCTGAGATGTACAAGTCTTTATGCTGGATGCTCGAGAATGATATCACGGACGTCATTTACGAGACATTCTCGATTGAAGAAGATAGATTTGGAGAGAAGGTCATCATTGATCTGAAACCAAACGGTAGAAACATCGAGGTGACGAACGAAAATAAGAGAGAATatgtcgagctcaagactGAGTGGATTATCTCCAAGCCAGTGGAGGCTCAATTTAAGGCCTTCATGGATGGATTTAACGAGCTGATTCCGCAAGAATTAGTTTCGGTCTTCGATGAGAGGGAATTGGAGCTCTTGATTGGAGGACTGGCAGACATTGACATTGAAGATTGGAAGAAACATACAGATTACAGAGGCTATCAAGAGAGTGACGAAGTGATCCAGTGGTTCTGGAAGTGCGTGAGTGAGTGGGAAGGAGAACAGAGAGCAAGGTTATTACAATTCACCACCGGTACGTCCAGAATTCCTGTCAATGGATTTAAAGATTTACAGGGATCGGATGGTCCAAGACGTTTCACTATagaaaaagctggagagCCGGACCAGCTTCCAAAATCGCACACTTGTTTCAACAGAGTGGATCTGCCTCCATACAAAGATTATGAgtcgctgaaaaagaagctcACTATTGCCGTTGAAGAGACTATTGGATTTGGCCAAGAGTAA
- a CDS encoding Protein DSE1, protein MYPIDESPMQEGLQSSYWKIDYGSPLNPYEFLNCMDVSQDLIAVGSSSSLQNVKMFKLDTEKNLLGYLTSFSAPNVCCIKWLHNVLDETNDLNLMITGHTNGIANLSLIPNVRSANLTHVDLIKQFNHQKHTSLTDIGDDFQIEISPKSWKSCLTNSMMSIYKENIFLWDTSRSSSPLYKNKARGIKSFAASENNDGLIAFAGSFGVRLFDMRSATQTELCTSTYLSYKRTKTHLIEWSPQNPYQLCAAGEDRSIQLWDIRKEQPLATMYGHSGAITAIEWISKNSIFTGAKDGRIVHWNMKDVVFRDSPVKCSLGGKDYESYQCATSIESSKTGIVSLSSSNGKLISLDDSYMGLHRESVQHSLRKLSNHSDVTLVEQAPLDKLMRQLNLYLGDIETYI, encoded by the coding sequence ATGTACCCAATTGATGAGTCGCCTATGCAAGAGGGTTTGCAATCTAGCTACTGGAAAATCGATTACGGCTCGCCATTGAATCCGTACGAATTTCTAAATTGTATGGATGTCAGCCAAGACTTGATTGCCGTTGGATCTTCGTCAAGCCTCCAGAATGTCAAGATGTTTAAGCTGGACACCGAGAAGAACTTGCTTGGTTACTTGACCAGCTTTAGCGCACCAAACGTCTGCTGTATAAAATGGTTGCACAATGTTCTTGACGAGACAAATGATTTAAATTTGATGATTACTGGCCACACTAATGGCATTGCTAACCTGTCTCTTATTCCAAACGTAAGGTCTGCTAACTTGACCCACGTTGACCTCATCAAGCAGTTCAACCACCAAAAGCATACTTCGCTAACCGACATTGGGGACGACTTTCAAATTGAGATAAGCCCGAAGTCATGGAAGTCTTGTCTGACCAATTCTATGATGTCTATCTACAAAGAGAATATCTTTTTGTGGGATACTTCAAGGTCTTCGAGTCCTCTCTACAAGAACAAAGCTCGGGGTATAAAATCCTTCGCAGCTAGCGAAAATAACGACGGATTGATTGCCTTCGCAGGGTCCTTTGGTGTCAGGCTATTTGATATGAGATCTGCTACCCAAACAGAGCTCTGTACTTCGACGTATCTCTCGTACAAGCGCACTAAAACGCACCTCATAGAATGGTCTCCACAAAACCCATATCAACTATGTGCTGCAGGGGAGGACAGAAGTATCCAGCTGTGGGATATTCGGAAAGAGCAGCCGCTGGCTACCATGTATGGCCATTCAGGTGCCATTACAGCCATTGAATggatctcgaaaaacagtATTTTTACAGGAGCCAAGGACGGACGTATTGTCCATTGGAATATGAAAGACGTTGTGTTTCGAGACAGTCCAGTCAAGTGTTCTCTTGGAGGAAAAGATTATGAAAGCTATCAGTGTGCTACATCCATCGAGTCTTCCAAAACTGGAATTGtcagcttgagctcgtcTAACGGAAAGCTTATCAGTCTTGATGACAGTTATATGGGGCTGCACCGCGAGTCGGTGCAGCATTCACTTCGCAAACTCAGTAACCATTCTGATGTAACACTAGTCGAACAGGCGCCTCTTGACAAGTTGATGCGACAACTCAATCTTTACCTCGGTGATATAGAGACCTATATTTAA